From a region of the Rhodococcus sp. 4CII genome:
- a CDS encoding DEAD/DEAH box helicase, which yields MLHGLWTPGSGLMLWVDDRNSAVPEPTDSVGRVLARKFRHHVKVPMPAPSGPEMLEWAAVALAPPDATDFLLSVSARDPRIAGDLRYLAHVARGIERWARAGRVVPEVHRAEGSWWPRWRLLGGERQRAWLTELSVAMPPVQRHGSTPRAQLDDLVTELTDPVVRRVLGGRHPDDSGLGAEHPLIEALVRGEHFAEGTAQLAGALDGWRDSLKVDEPELVLRLLEPEDVDVDGEWDPDTVLWRLQVCLRPEGEAPVPIPLHRTEASRLQTGVRKLTEAVAAYPRLQDVPSDPDSLDLMLPTAVVIDLVGHGAVALKEKGISLLLPRAWSVASPSMRLRVSSPSTPASAENRAVGKDQLVQYNWELALGDTVLTAAEMNRLVNAKSDLVRLRGEWVRADQEVLSRAARYVAERHGSGDRAIVDLLKDLIADDLSDLPVEEVTATGWAAALLDGDTKPEDVPTPEGLDATLRPYQKRGLDWLVFMSRLGLGAVLADDMGLGKTLQLLALLAHEKAASPTLLVCPMSVVGNWQREAARFVPTLRVLVHHGPQRRSGDDLTSAVQQSDLVITTYALLARDVAQLKEQDWRRIVLDEAQHIKNAKTGQARAARSIPAAHRVALTGTPVENRLDELRSILDFANSGILGSEAMFRKRFVVPIEREQDETAVARLRAVTSPFVLRRVKTDPAVIADLPDKFEMTVRANLTAEQAALYRAVVDDMMAQIKDKKGMKRKGAVLAALTKLKQVCNHPAHFLRDGSTVMRRGQHRSGKLGLVEDILDSVVADGEKALLFTQFREFGDLVTPYLAERFGTPVPFLHGGVPKQKRDDMVASFQGDDGPPIMMLSLKAGGTGLNLTAANHVVHLDRWWNPAVENQATDRAFRIGQRRDVQVRKLVCVGTLEERIDAMIATKQELADLAVGTGENWVTEMSTEQLGELLRLGDEAVGE from the coding sequence ATGCTGCACGGCCTCTGGACACCCGGTTCGGGTCTCATGCTGTGGGTCGACGACCGCAATTCGGCCGTACCGGAGCCGACGGATTCGGTCGGACGGGTGCTGGCTCGCAAGTTCCGGCACCACGTCAAGGTTCCGATGCCGGCGCCGTCGGGGCCGGAGATGCTCGAGTGGGCCGCGGTCGCGCTCGCGCCGCCGGATGCGACCGACTTCCTGCTGTCGGTGTCGGCCCGCGACCCTCGGATCGCCGGCGACCTGCGCTACCTCGCGCACGTGGCGCGGGGAATCGAGCGGTGGGCTCGAGCCGGACGGGTGGTGCCGGAGGTGCACCGGGCGGAGGGTAGCTGGTGGCCGCGGTGGCGGCTGCTCGGCGGAGAACGACAGCGTGCGTGGCTCACGGAACTGTCGGTCGCGATGCCGCCGGTCCAGCGTCACGGTTCGACTCCCCGCGCTCAGCTCGACGACCTGGTCACCGAGCTGACCGACCCGGTGGTCCGGCGTGTCCTCGGCGGCAGGCACCCCGACGATTCCGGTCTCGGCGCCGAGCACCCGCTGATCGAGGCGCTGGTTCGCGGTGAACACTTCGCCGAGGGCACCGCCCAGCTGGCGGGCGCGCTCGACGGGTGGCGGGACAGCCTCAAGGTGGACGAGCCCGAACTGGTGCTGAGACTCCTCGAGCCGGAGGACGTGGACGTCGACGGGGAGTGGGACCCGGACACGGTGCTGTGGCGGCTGCAGGTGTGCCTCCGTCCGGAAGGCGAAGCGCCGGTGCCGATTCCGCTGCACCGCACGGAGGCGAGCCGGCTGCAGACCGGTGTCCGCAAGCTGACCGAGGCCGTCGCCGCCTATCCGCGATTGCAGGACGTCCCGAGCGATCCCGACAGTCTGGACCTGATGCTGCCCACCGCGGTGGTCATCGACCTCGTGGGGCATGGTGCGGTCGCGTTGAAGGAGAAGGGCATCAGCCTGCTGCTGCCGCGGGCGTGGAGTGTGGCGTCGCCGTCGATGCGGCTGCGGGTGAGCTCGCCGAGCACCCCGGCGAGCGCGGAGAACCGGGCCGTCGGCAAAGACCAGTTGGTGCAGTACAACTGGGAACTGGCCCTCGGCGACACGGTTCTCACCGCCGCGGAAATGAATCGACTGGTCAATGCCAAGAGCGACCTCGTGCGCCTGCGCGGAGAGTGGGTCCGGGCCGATCAGGAGGTGCTCTCCCGCGCCGCGCGCTACGTGGCGGAACGGCACGGCAGCGGCGACCGGGCGATCGTGGACCTGCTGAAAGACCTCATAGCGGACGATCTGTCCGATCTCCCTGTCGAGGAGGTGACCGCGACCGGGTGGGCGGCCGCGCTGCTGGACGGCGACACGAAACCGGAGGATGTGCCGACGCCGGAGGGGCTGGACGCCACGCTGCGGCCGTATCAGAAGCGCGGACTCGACTGGCTGGTGTTCATGAGCCGCCTCGGCCTCGGGGCGGTCCTGGCCGACGACATGGGCCTCGGCAAGACGCTGCAGTTGCTCGCCCTGCTGGCCCACGAGAAGGCGGCCTCGCCCACCCTGCTCGTGTGCCCGATGTCCGTGGTCGGCAACTGGCAGCGGGAGGCGGCCCGCTTCGTTCCCACTCTGCGGGTCCTCGTCCATCACGGACCGCAGCGGCGCAGCGGCGACGACCTGACTTCCGCTGTGCAGCAGAGCGATCTGGTGATCACCACGTACGCACTGCTCGCGCGCGACGTCGCACAACTGAAGGAGCAGGACTGGCGGCGGATCGTTCTGGACGAGGCGCAACACATCAAGAACGCGAAGACCGGGCAGGCGAGGGCGGCCCGCAGCATTCCGGCGGCGCACCGCGTCGCACTGACGGGGACGCCGGTCGAGAACCGCCTGGACGAGCTGCGCTCGATCCTCGATTTCGCGAACTCGGGAATCCTGGGCTCGGAGGCGATGTTCCGCAAACGTTTCGTGGTGCCGATCGAGCGGGAACAGGACGAGACGGCGGTGGCCCGGCTCCGCGCCGTCACCTCCCCGTTCGTGTTGCGCCGCGTCAAGACCGATCCGGCGGTCATCGCCGACCTCCCGGACAAGTTCGAGATGACGGTCCGCGCCAACCTCACCGCCGAACAGGCCGCGCTGTACCGGGCGGTGGTCGACGACATGATGGCGCAAATCAAGGACAAGAAGGGCATGAAGCGCAAGGGTGCCGTCCTGGCGGCGCTGACGAAACTCAAGCAGGTGTGTAACCATCCGGCGCACTTCCTGCGGGACGGTTCGACGGTGATGCGGCGCGGGCAGCACCGCTCCGGAAAGCTGGGGCTGGTCGAGGACATCCTGGACTCCGTGGTCGCGGACGGCGAGAAAGCGTTGCTGTTCACCCAGTTCCGCGAATTCGGCGACCTCGTCACGCCGTATCTCGCCGAACGTTTCGGTACCCCCGTACCTTTCTTGCACGGGGGCGTCCCCAAGCAGAAGCGCGACGACATGGTGGCATCGTTCCAGGGCGACGACGGGCCGCCGATCATGATGCTCTCGCTGAAGGCCGGCGGAACCGGGCTGAACCTCACTGCGGCAAATCACGTCGTCCACCTCGATCGGTGGTGGAACCCGGCGGTCGAGAACCAGGCCACGGACCGCGCCTTCCGGATCGGTCAGCGGCGTGACGTGCAGGTGCGCAAACTCGTGTGCGTCGGCACCCTGGAGGAGCGGATAGACGCGATGATCGCCACCAAGCAGGAACTCGCCGACCTCGCGGTGGGAACGGGCGAGAACTGGGTGACGGAGATGAGCACCGAACAACTCGGTGAACTGCTGCGGCTCGGCGACGAGGCGGTGGGCGAATGA
- a CDS encoding SWIM zinc finger family protein: MTNRRPGPYFGRYGKRRPVAGGLEARSQRGSFGRTWWGREFVEIIEFVAEKGRMSRGRSYARSGQVISLEIAGGMVTGEVQGSQLQPFVATVSIDRLDEAEIGELVALVRRQPGSLAMLAGGGVPEILGPLLLPAGASALNYDCTCPDDGWPCKHAAAVAYLTAERIDENPLEILTLRGVDLDMLIDGVGGGASDADFDDWFGDEAQLPALPDADFRAAIDDLDPLQLRKAIRSVSADERDVDAAIRELKALYQQFR; encoded by the coding sequence ATGACGAATCGGCGACCCGGGCCGTACTTCGGTCGGTACGGCAAGCGCCGGCCGGTGGCCGGCGGGCTCGAAGCGCGATCCCAGCGCGGATCGTTCGGCCGCACGTGGTGGGGCCGGGAATTCGTCGAGATCATCGAGTTCGTCGCCGAGAAGGGCCGGATGAGCCGTGGCCGGAGCTACGCGCGCAGCGGTCAGGTGATCTCGCTCGAGATCGCCGGTGGGATGGTGACGGGGGAGGTCCAGGGCAGTCAGCTGCAGCCGTTCGTCGCGACCGTGTCGATCGATCGTCTCGACGAGGCGGAGATCGGCGAACTCGTCGCCCTGGTGCGGCGACAACCCGGAAGCCTCGCGATGCTGGCGGGCGGCGGGGTGCCGGAGATTCTGGGCCCGCTGCTGCTGCCGGCCGGGGCATCGGCGTTGAACTACGACTGCACCTGCCCGGACGACGGCTGGCCGTGCAAACATGCGGCGGCGGTCGCGTACCTCACCGCCGAACGGATCGACGAGAACCCACTCGAGATCCTGACATTGCGCGGCGTCGACCTGGACATGCTGATCGACGGTGTCGGCGGCGGCGCCTCCGACGCGGATTTCGACGACTGGTTCGGTGACGAGGCCCAGCTTCCCGCTCTGCCCGACGCCGACTTCCGGGCCGCGATCGACGACCTCGACCCGCTGCAGCTGCGGAAGGCGATCCGATCGGTCAGTGCCGACGAGCGTGACGTCGATGCGGCGATCCGGGAGCTGAAAGCGCTCTACCAGCAGTTCCGCTGA
- a CDS encoding AAA family ATPase, with product MLTVYLLGEQRVSDPADTRGGPISSRAIALLAYLVLHAGLGQSRTRLAGLFWPESSEQQARTNLRRELHNLRGVLGADGALAAEGPTLTWTGSPSCRVDVDTFRKERSTALAALADSDPRTFLDHADRAIDVYRGELMPGTYEDWVLEHRDVLRRQCVELCEATVRVLRESGDVETATARARRRIQLDPLEEVGYRTLMELQAASGDRAAAMTTYHRCAAVLETELGVAPSPATAGLFDHLVGDRPTAGAAGAWRPERVRNAVPTLIGRERERAELHRRWRQAQGGKQGLLLVSGDAGVGKTRLTTELAEIARADGAIVVTARCFGLPGRVALAPVAEWLRSPELQSAVASLNPLWRVEVERLVPSAESWPRPATSRAMVDAWQRHRFFEGTARAVLSSGRPVLLVLDDLQWCDTETTAWLAFLLSLESHMRVLVAATARTDEAQSRHDVREALRALRSARLVTDVEVDPLTADGTAELARSLGGRTLDRAEEAVLYAATGGYPLYVVEAARMVPDPDATRSGGGADDLGAVLQRRLEQCSEPAREVAGLAAALGTDFDLDLLSEASDLDADPLVQAVDELWRRRIVRPAGTGYDFVHDLVREAAYRSVGPPRRWLLHRRLAQGLELLHTGRTDDVALQLAEQYRRGGRPDRALHYLQRAAEGAAGVFANAEAVRHFRHCLDLLEAMPAGRNRDAREVEVRQAMSAPLTTLYGYSSAELEQTLDHTAELGQQLRRPTVVLAALIGLFAVHFVQGHTAHAYGIGVRALELSAADPQFEGQAQFSVAGAALGLGRPAEAIEHFDLARAAFSDDYSFILGTRLEVHARAWESHAYWMIGDDEAAVQSCAEALALGRTCGHPYSLAVALGYASVLDQIRGDDVALLASLTELRELCERYRFAYYSQWAQILEGRLLGGEPGIAKIREGLDLLRRQRAFARMPYWLSLLAEVQIEVGDMDSARATLDAARIAAEQRDDRWWLPQVLRLRADLGAFAGGLPARTVRERRLPTV from the coding sequence ATGTTGACGGTCTACCTGCTCGGCGAACAGCGCGTGTCGGACCCGGCGGATACCCGGGGCGGACCGATCTCGTCACGGGCGATCGCGCTGCTGGCCTATCTCGTGCTGCACGCCGGACTCGGGCAGTCCCGGACGCGTCTCGCGGGGCTGTTCTGGCCCGAGTCGAGCGAGCAGCAGGCCCGCACCAACCTGCGGCGGGAACTGCACAACCTGCGCGGCGTACTGGGGGCGGACGGGGCGCTCGCCGCCGAGGGGCCGACACTGACGTGGACCGGTTCGCCATCGTGCCGGGTGGACGTCGACACCTTCCGGAAGGAGCGATCGACGGCCCTCGCAGCGCTCGCCGATTCGGACCCCCGAACGTTTCTCGATCACGCGGACCGCGCGATCGACGTGTACCGCGGTGAGCTCATGCCCGGAACGTACGAGGACTGGGTTCTCGAGCACCGCGACGTGCTGCGCCGGCAGTGCGTCGAACTCTGCGAGGCGACGGTACGGGTGTTGCGGGAGTCGGGGGATGTCGAGACGGCGACGGCGCGCGCGCGCCGACGCATCCAACTCGACCCGCTCGAGGAGGTGGGCTATCGAACACTGATGGAACTGCAGGCCGCATCGGGCGACCGGGCCGCGGCGATGACCACCTACCACCGGTGTGCGGCGGTGCTCGAAACCGAGCTCGGGGTTGCGCCGAGCCCCGCGACCGCCGGGCTCTTCGACCACCTGGTGGGGGACCGTCCGACGGCAGGGGCCGCCGGAGCCTGGCGGCCCGAACGGGTGCGGAACGCGGTGCCCACGCTGATCGGGCGGGAGCGCGAACGCGCGGAGCTGCACCGGCGGTGGCGGCAGGCGCAGGGCGGCAAGCAGGGACTGCTGCTCGTCTCGGGTGACGCCGGGGTCGGCAAGACCCGGCTGACCACGGAACTCGCGGAGATCGCCCGCGCCGACGGCGCGATCGTCGTCACCGCCCGCTGTTTCGGACTGCCGGGGCGCGTTGCGCTGGCTCCCGTCGCCGAATGGCTCCGCAGCCCGGAACTGCAGTCCGCGGTCGCGTCCCTGAACCCGTTGTGGCGGGTGGAGGTGGAACGGCTGGTGCCGAGCGCCGAGTCCTGGCCGCGGCCGGCGACGTCCCGGGCGATGGTCGACGCCTGGCAGCGGCACCGCTTCTTCGAAGGAACGGCGCGAGCGGTGCTGTCGTCCGGCAGGCCGGTGCTGCTCGTCCTCGACGATCTGCAGTGGTGCGACACGGAGACGACCGCATGGCTGGCCTTCCTCCTCTCCCTCGAGTCGCACATGCGGGTTCTGGTGGCGGCGACCGCCCGCACGGACGAGGCGCAGTCGCGCCATGACGTGCGGGAGGCGCTACGGGCCCTCCGATCGGCGCGACTGGTGACAGACGTCGAGGTGGACCCCCTGACCGCGGACGGGACGGCGGAACTGGCACGGTCCCTCGGCGGCCGGACGCTGGACCGCGCGGAGGAGGCGGTTCTGTACGCCGCCACCGGGGGCTACCCGCTGTACGTCGTCGAGGCCGCACGGATGGTGCCGGACCCGGACGCGACCAGGTCCGGCGGAGGCGCCGACGACCTCGGGGCGGTGCTGCAGCGGCGGCTCGAACAGTGCTCGGAGCCCGCGCGGGAGGTCGCCGGCCTGGCCGCGGCGCTCGGCACCGATTTCGACCTGGACCTGCTCAGCGAGGCGAGCGATCTGGATGCCGATCCTCTCGTTCAGGCGGTCGACGAACTGTGGCGGCGGAGAATCGTCCGGCCCGCGGGCACCGGCTACGATTTCGTGCACGACCTGGTCCGGGAGGCCGCGTACCGCTCGGTGGGCCCGCCGCGGCGCTGGCTCCTGCATCGCCGCCTGGCGCAAGGCCTCGAACTCCTCCACACCGGCCGCACCGACGACGTGGCACTGCAGCTCGCCGAGCAGTATCGACGGGGCGGGCGGCCCGACCGCGCGCTCCATTATCTGCAGCGTGCCGCCGAGGGTGCGGCAGGAGTGTTCGCGAACGCCGAGGCGGTGCGACACTTCCGGCACTGCCTGGACCTCCTCGAAGCGATGCCGGCCGGTCGCAACCGTGATGCGCGCGAGGTGGAGGTGCGGCAGGCCATGTCTGCGCCGCTGACCACGCTGTACGGGTACTCCTCGGCCGAGCTCGAGCAGACGCTGGACCACACCGCGGAGCTGGGGCAGCAACTGCGCCGGCCGACGGTGGTACTCGCGGCTCTGATCGGGTTGTTCGCGGTGCACTTCGTGCAGGGGCACACCGCGCACGCCTACGGTATCGGCGTGCGCGCGCTCGAACTGTCCGCGGCCGATCCCCAATTCGAGGGCCAGGCGCAGTTCTCCGTGGCGGGCGCCGCCCTGGGCCTGGGCCGCCCGGCGGAGGCCATCGAACATTTCGACCTGGCGCGGGCCGCGTTCTCCGACGACTATTCGTTCATTCTCGGTACTCGGCTCGAGGTACATGCCCGCGCGTGGGAGTCGCACGCGTACTGGATGATCGGCGACGACGAGGCCGCCGTGCAGTCCTGTGCGGAGGCCCTCGCGCTGGGCCGGACCTGCGGTCATCCCTACAGTCTCGCGGTCGCGTTGGGATACGCGTCGGTGCTGGATCAGATACGCGGCGACGACGTCGCGTTACTCGCCTCGCTCACCGAGTTGCGGGAGCTGTGCGAGCGCTACCGCTTCGCGTACTACAGCCAGTGGGCGCAGATCCTCGAAGGCAGGCTCCTCGGCGGCGAACCGGGAATCGCGAAGATCCGCGAGGGACTCGACCTGTTGCGGCGACAGCGGGCGTTCGCGCGCATGCCGTACTGGCTCTCGCTGCTGGCGGAGGTACAGATCGAGGTCGGGGACATGGACTCGGCACGCGCGACGCTCGACGCCGCCCGGATCGCCGCCGAGCAACGCGACGACCGCTGGTGGTTGCCGCAGGTGCTGCGACTACGCGCGGATCTCGGAGCGTTCGCGGGAGGTCTTCCGGCGCGAACGGTGCGCGAACGCCGACTTCCTACGGTGTGA
- a CDS encoding FAD-binding oxidoreductase: protein MSTTITNSTPPTTTPPPFAELAASLRGRLITPDDTGYDDARAVYNAMIDRRPAAIARCTNAADVVACVRFAREQGVELAVRGGGHNAGGLGVWDDALVIDLSEMRATTVSPADRTVRVDGGCTWSDVDHATVPFGMATPSGFIASTGVGGLTLGGGIGYLTRRFGLTVDNLLSADVVLADGTLVTASERSHPDLFWALRGGGGNFGVVTSFQFACHDIGNHGTVVGGPVLYDLEDTPDVMRWYRELLPSLPEELNGWIGLLTIPPAPPFPEELWGRKACGVVWCYTGDPDKADAVFEPIRNFGNPLLVGLGEMPFTALQSAFDGLYPAGLQWYWRADFVREISDDAIDIHLEFGRQLPTGHSTMHMYPIDGSATRVAEDATAFAYRDGGWAAVIVGVDPDPANAEVITDWAKRYWEALHPTTAGGAYVNFMMSEGEDRVRASYLGNYDRLAQVKAKYDPDNLFHVNQNIRPAVRSEQ, encoded by the coding sequence ATGAGCACCACCATCACGAATTCGACACCGCCGACGACGACACCGCCACCCTTCGCGGAACTGGCGGCGTCTCTGCGCGGCCGGTTGATCACCCCCGACGACACCGGTTACGACGACGCGCGGGCGGTGTACAACGCGATGATCGACCGTCGGCCGGCGGCCATTGCGCGGTGCACCAACGCCGCGGATGTCGTCGCGTGTGTGCGGTTCGCGCGGGAGCAGGGCGTCGAACTCGCGGTGCGCGGCGGGGGACACAACGCGGGAGGTCTCGGTGTGTGGGACGACGCCCTCGTGATCGATCTGTCGGAGATGCGCGCCACCACCGTCTCGCCCGCCGACCGGACGGTCCGGGTCGACGGCGGATGCACCTGGAGTGACGTCGACCATGCCACCGTGCCGTTCGGCATGGCAACCCCGTCCGGGTTCATCGCCTCCACCGGCGTCGGCGGACTGACGCTGGGCGGTGGAATCGGCTATCTGACTCGCCGTTTCGGACTCACCGTGGACAACCTGCTCAGCGCCGACGTGGTGCTCGCCGACGGCACACTGGTGACGGCGAGCGAACGATCACACCCGGACCTGTTCTGGGCGCTGCGGGGAGGCGGCGGCAACTTCGGCGTGGTCACGTCGTTCCAGTTCGCGTGCCACGACATCGGCAACCACGGAACCGTCGTCGGTGGTCCGGTGCTGTACGACCTGGAAGACACCCCCGACGTGATGCGGTGGTATCGCGAACTGTTGCCGTCGCTGCCCGAGGAACTCAACGGCTGGATCGGCCTCCTCACCATCCCGCCGGCACCGCCGTTCCCCGAGGAACTGTGGGGACGCAAGGCGTGCGGGGTCGTCTGGTGCTACACCGGCGATCCGGACAAGGCCGACGCGGTGTTCGAACCGATCCGGAACTTCGGAAATCCCCTGCTGGTCGGTCTCGGCGAAATGCCCTTCACGGCATTGCAATCCGCCTTCGACGGACTGTACCCGGCCGGGTTGCAGTGGTACTGGCGCGCGGACTTCGTGCGGGAGATCTCCGACGACGCCATCGACATCCATCTGGAGTTCGGCCGCCAGCTGCCGACCGGGCACTCGACGATGCACATGTATCCCATCGACGGCTCGGCGACGCGGGTCGCCGAGGACGCCACCGCGTTCGCGTACCGGGACGGCGGCTGGGCCGCGGTGATCGTGGGTGTCGACCCCGATCCGGCGAACGCCGAGGTCATCACGGACTGGGCCAAGAGGTATTGGGAGGCCCTCCACCCGACGACCGCGGGCGGGGCGTACGTCAACTTCATGATGTCCGAGGGCGAGGACCGCGTGCGTGCCTCCTACCTCGGCAACTACGACCGGCTCGCGCAGGTCAAGGCGAAATACGATCCGGACAACCTCTTCCACGTGAACCAGAACATCCGTCCTGCGGTCCGGTCGGAGCAGTAG
- a CDS encoding DUF1990 domain-containing protein has protein sequence MGASRDVPFPAGYHHVREQKVIGYGAEAFDAVAAHLCSWGMHRGAGLDVRAESPTAVPGTSVELGWGIGRVRLRFSCRVVYVVDEPHRRGFAYGTLPGHPERGEESFVVEQKADGSVLATIAAFSKPGRWFTRLGGPAGRVVQRVMTRRYLAALEEATR, from the coding sequence GTGGGTGCGAGCCGCGACGTTCCCTTCCCCGCGGGGTACCACCATGTGCGTGAGCAGAAGGTGATCGGTTACGGGGCAGAGGCATTCGACGCCGTGGCCGCCCACCTCTGCTCCTGGGGGATGCATCGCGGCGCCGGGCTGGACGTGCGGGCCGAGTCGCCGACGGCGGTGCCCGGAACGTCGGTCGAACTCGGCTGGGGCATCGGGCGGGTGCGACTGCGGTTCTCCTGCCGGGTCGTCTACGTCGTCGACGAGCCGCATCGCAGGGGATTCGCCTACGGGACGTTGCCGGGGCATCCGGAGCGCGGCGAAGAGAGTTTCGTCGTCGAACAGAAGGCCGACGGCAGTGTGCTCGCGACCATCGCGGCGTTCTCGAAACCGGGGCGGTGGTTCACCCGGCTCGGCGGACCCGCGGGCCGGGTCGTCCAGCGGGTGATGACGCGCAGGTATCTCGCGGCGCTGGAGGAGGCGACACGGTAG
- a CDS encoding GntR family transcriptional regulator, giving the protein MMPVHLRDSVIPKHEQLRAILLHKCTKELQPGDLMTSERKLMQDYGVSRITVREAIGQLVNEGHLVRVRGKGTFVAHRPVQSKLHLASFTEEMRAQGHKPTTVVLQSEEDAAPEATARALRIAPDTSAYHVKRLRLADGEPVSVDDGWFNAALLPGLLDLDLTGSIYRATADTYGMPIDRAEQTVSADGASQEIATLLGVKKGAPVMYFDRVSFSGPTPVEHTRSWYRSDRYQLQMEVQGERAQRSV; this is encoded by the coding sequence ATGATGCCCGTACATCTACGCGACAGCGTGATTCCGAAGCACGAACAACTCCGTGCCATCCTGCTGCACAAGTGCACGAAGGAACTCCAGCCCGGCGATCTGATGACGAGCGAACGAAAACTGATGCAGGACTACGGCGTCAGCCGCATCACGGTTCGTGAGGCGATCGGTCAGCTCGTCAACGAGGGCCACCTGGTCAGGGTGCGGGGCAAGGGGACCTTCGTGGCGCACCGGCCGGTGCAGTCGAAACTCCATTTGGCCTCGTTTACGGAGGAGATGCGGGCCCAGGGGCACAAGCCGACGACGGTGGTGCTGCAGAGCGAGGAGGACGCGGCGCCGGAGGCTACCGCGAGAGCCCTGCGAATCGCACCCGACACCAGCGCGTATCACGTCAAGAGGCTGCGCTTGGCAGACGGCGAACCGGTGAGCGTCGACGACGGCTGGTTCAACGCCGCACTGCTTCCCGGCCTGCTGGATCTCGACCTCACCGGGTCGATCTACCGGGCCACCGCCGACACGTACGGCATGCCGATCGACCGGGCGGAGCAGACCGTGAGCGCCGATGGGGCGAGCCAGGAGATCGCGACCCTCCTCGGCGTCAAGAAGGGTGCCCCCGTGATGTACTTCGACCGGGTGTCGTTCAGCGGTCCCACTCCGGTCGAGCACACCCGCAGCTGGTACCGGTCCGATCGCTACCAACTGCAGATGGAAGTTCAGGGGGAGCGGGCTCAGCGCAGCGTCTGA
- a CDS encoding PTS glucose transporter subunit IIA, whose translation MSVTVQAPLPGRVLALEEVPDPVFAGQMVGSGVAIDPARDRGAVDVLAPISGKILKLHPHAFVVLGSTGAGVLVHLGIDTVKLKGEGFTLLAAEGDDVDAGDPVVRFDPTEIDGTGYSAVCPVVVMDSKPDSVSTTTIGSDVSTGDALFGWTAP comes from the coding sequence GTGAGCGTGACCGTGCAGGCCCCGCTCCCCGGGCGCGTGCTCGCCCTGGAAGAGGTGCCCGACCCCGTGTTCGCCGGACAGATGGTGGGTTCCGGGGTCGCGATCGACCCGGCGCGCGACCGGGGCGCCGTCGACGTGCTCGCCCCGATCTCGGGCAAGATCCTCAAACTGCATCCGCACGCGTTCGTCGTCCTCGGCTCCACCGGTGCGGGAGTGCTGGTCCACCTGGGAATCGACACCGTGAAGTTGAAGGGCGAGGGATTCACCCTGCTCGCGGCCGAAGGCGACGACGTCGACGCGGGCGATCCCGTGGTCCGATTCGATCCGACCGAGATCGACGGCACCGGATACTCCGCCGTGTGCCCCGTGGTGGTGATGGACTCCAAGCCGGATTCGGTGTCCACCACCACGATCGGTTCCGACGTGAGCACCGGCGACGCCCTGTTCGGCTGGACGGCGCCGTAG
- a CDS encoding glucose PTS transporter subunit EIIB, with amino-acid sequence MSKADAIISGLGGAANIVEIEACITRLRTEVKDGAKVDEAALKAAGAHGVLKAGSVVQVIVGPEADTLAEDIEDIL; translated from the coding sequence ATGTCCAAAGCGGACGCAATCATCAGCGGCCTCGGCGGTGCCGCCAACATCGTCGAGATCGAGGCCTGCATCACCCGGCTGCGCACCGAGGTCAAGGACGGCGCGAAAGTCGACGAGGCCGCGCTCAAGGCTGCGGGCGCCCACGGGGTGTTGAAGGCGGGCAGCGTCGTCCAGGTCATCGTCGGCCCCGAGGCGGACACGCTCGCCGAGGACATCGAGGACATCCTGTGA